In Terriglobales bacterium, the DNA window CCATGAGGCTCTCCAGATCCTCCAGAGCGGCATGGACCTTCTGGCCGCGCTCCCGGGGAGAGAGCCCGGCATCGGCGCGCGCCTTCTCCACCGCCTCCATGCGCGCGTGCGCAAAGAGGATGTAGAGCTTGAGTTTGGCGGCAGGGTCCTGGGAGACTTCGCGCAGTTGGTCGGTCTCAGCCTCGGTCAGGGGGTCGTGGCGCACCTGGGCGGGCGACGCGGGCGCGGCCAGGGAGGCCAGCAGCAGCAGGAGCGCGGCTTGGGTCAGGGCTCTCATTTCGGGGGCGCGAACATGAGGTGCAGCAGGTCGCGGCGGACCTTCTCCAGGCGGTCCTCGGCCTTCTGCACCGGGGGCTGGTCGTCGAAGGCCAGGCTGCGCCGGATCTCCTCCAGGCGCCGGCCCGCCTCCCGCAGGATGATCTCCGGCTGCTTCAGGTGCTTGGGGCTTTTTTGAGCGGCCTCGACGGCCAGCTCCGCGTAGTGGACGGCCTCCGCCACCGCGGCCTCGGCCTTCTCCACGTCCCCGTCCTTGTAATACTGGTCGGCGGCGTCGACCTCGGCCTCGACCACCCGCATGTTGGCCAGGGCAGCGTCGGCGGGCTTGGCGACCCGCGCCCGCTGCTTGAGCAGAGTCAGGTCCGGCTGAGGCGCGGGAGTGCCGGCTCCCAGGGCCAGGGTGGAAAGCGCGCCAACCGCGATGAGCAGCCAGCTCCTCCGCATGGGTCCTATTTCTCCCTCGCCTTGGGATCGATGGCCACCAGCCGATGGCGGGCCTGCCACTCCTGGTCGGGATACTTGCCATTCGCCGCCGCCAGGAACAGGCGGTAGTTCTCCGCCGCCTGCTTGTAGGCCCTCATGTTGTCATAAGCCGTGGCCCGGAGGAAGTAGGTAGCGGGGGTTTCGGGGAGATAGTGAGCGCGGGCGTCGAGCACGCGCAGGGTCAGGGGATAGTCCTTGTTCTCGCTGGCCGCGACCGCCAGGTCGCCGTAAGCTTCCGCCAGGTCGGGCTTGAGCCGCAGTGCCGCGATCAGCTCCTGCTCGGCTTCTGCGAACTTGCGTTGCTGCATCAGGACCGTGCCCAGGGCGTAGTGCAACTGAGAGTCCTGGGGATGTGTCTGCAGCAGGGCGCGATACTGGGCGGCCGCCTGATCGTACTTCTTGGCAGCGGCATTGATGCCGGCCACCTCCCGCAGGGCGTCGGGGTCGTCGGGCGAGAGCTTCAGGACGGTCTGCAACTCTTCCGCCGCCGCATCCTGGTTTCCCTCCGCGGCCAGGATCCGGGCCAGTTGCAGGTGGGCGGTGGCGTCTTGCGGGTCCTGGGCGAGATAGGCGCGCAGCGCGGCCTCCGCCCCGGGCAGGCGCTTGCCCTTGCTGTAGATGTTGACCAGGCCGGCCAGGGCCTCGCTGGACCGCGGATCCAGTTCCACCGCCTGGCGAAACTCCTTCTCCGCGCCGGCGAGGTCGCTCTGTTGCTCCAGCAGCTCGGCGGCGGCGAGATGAGGCGCCGTGTCCTTGGGCTGCAGCGCGGCCGCCTGTTGGAATGCCTTCAGGGCCTCGTCGGGCTGCTGCTTCTGGAGGGCATGACCCAGCGCCATCCAGGCCTGCGCCAGGCTCTCCTGGGGATGGGCGCTGGGCTTGAGGGTGGTGGCGGCGCGCAGGAAGGTGGCGGCGTCTGGGTCGCCGGCGGCCAACAGCGCCGATCCCAGGGCGAGATTGGATTCGAAGACGTCGGGCTTGGCGGCCACCGCCCGGCGATAGGCGTCGATCTCCTGCGGCCTGCGCCCGGTGGCCCCGTAGACGAATCCCAGGTCGTACCAGGCGCGGTAGTCCTTGGGATTGGCGGCCACCGCCTGGGCCAGCAGGGGTTCGGCGGCGGCATAGTCGCCCTTCTCGATGGCCGCCTCGGCCTGCTCCACCTGGGGCGAGACAGCATTCTCCACCACCGCCTCACGGTGGTGGCGGACGGTGGGCTTGGACTGGGCGCGGGCAGCCGGCGCGCTCGCGGCCAGCGCCGCGGCCAGGCCCAGTGTCAGGCGGATTTTACCGGCGGCCATTGGAGCGCGCGCTCCCGTTGTTCCGTAGGATGCGGGCCAACCACTTCCCGGTATAGGAATTTGCCGCGCGGGCGATGACCTCCGGGGGGCCCACCGCCACCACCTCCCCGCCGCGCTCGCCCCCCTCCGGACCCAGGTCGATGACCCAGTCGGCGGTCTTGATGACGTCGAGGTTGTGCTCGATCACCAGGATCGACCCCCCTGCCTCGATCAGGCGGCGGAAGGCGGCCAGCAGCTTGCTGATGTCGTCGAAGTGCAACCCGGTGGTGGGTTCGTCGAACAGGTAGAGGACGCGGTGGGGACGGCGGCCCTCGCCTTGTGCCGGCCCCGGCCGGCTGCCGTCCGACTTGCTTCCCGCGTGCGTCGTGGGCTGCAGGCGGGCGGACAGCTTCATGCGCTGTGCCTCGCCCCCGGAGAGCGTGGTCGCCGACTGTCCCAGGCGCAGGTAGCCCAGCCCCACCTCCTCCAGTACGCGCAGCTTCTCCGTGACCTTGGGAGCGGGGGCGAAGAAGGCCAGCGCCTCCTTGACCGTGAGCTGCAGGACCTCGTGAATGTTCTTGCCCTTGTAGCGGACCTCCAGCACTTCGGCCTTGTAGCGCGTGCCTTTGCACTCCTCGCAGACCAGTTCCACGTCCGCCAGGAACTGCATCTCCACCGTGACCGTGCCGTCGCCCTGGCAGGCCTCGCAGCGGCCGCCGGGGATGTTGAAAGAGAAGTGGCCGGCGGCGTAGCCCCGCTTCTCCGACTCGGGCAGGGAAGCGAACAGCTCGCGGATGCCGTCGAAGGCCTTGATGTAGGTCACCGGGTTGGAGCGCGGGGTGCGTCCGATAGGAGACTGGTCCACCAGCACCACTTCGTCCACGAACTGCGCTCCCTCCAGGCGGTCGTAGAGGCCGGAGGCGGCGCCGGCGCCGTTGCTCTGATGCTTGGCGGCGGCCAGCGCCTGGTAAAGCACGTCGTGCACCAGGGTGGACTTGCCTGAGCCCG includes these proteins:
- a CDS encoding tetratricopeptide repeat protein, with product MAAGKIRLTLGLAAALAASAPAARAQSKPTVRHHREAVVENAVSPQVEQAEAAIEKGDYAAAEPLLAQAVAANPKDYRAWYDLGFVYGATGRRPQEIDAYRRAVAAKPDVFESNLALGSALLAAGDPDAATFLRAATTLKPSAHPQESLAQAWMALGHALQKQQPDEALKAFQQAAALQPKDTAPHLAAAELLEQQSDLAGAEKEFRQAVELDPRSSEALAGLVNIYSKGKRLPGAEAALRAYLAQDPQDATAHLQLARILAAEGNQDAAAEELQTVLKLSPDDPDALREVAGINAAAKKYDQAAAQYRALLQTHPQDSQLHYALGTVLMQQRKFAEAEQELIAALRLKPDLAEAYGDLAVAASENKDYPLTLRVLDARAHYLPETPATYFLRATAYDNMRAYKQAAENYRLFLAAANGKYPDQEWQARHRLVAIDPKAREK